The Solenopsis invicta isolate M01_SB chromosome 3, UNIL_Sinv_3.0, whole genome shotgun sequence region ATAACTTGACCGCTCCGTTGTGATGCCCCACAACATCAGTTAATCGGAGGGGATGTAATGAGCACCGAGAGAATAATAAccaaagattattatatttcgcGTCTGAGCTTTACAATGGTTAAGCCGTTTCTAACGGTCTCTAATGCACGTCTCTTGTACagtcgttttcattatagttgcgacactttttttttggatgcatttctgaacgcgcaactataacaagagatgagaacgactgtaattgcggaggttagcgcgaaatgtcaaatgttgatatacaaggtgtcacaaagaaaatttgggcaccttggaggaaatataagataagtatactcgcaaatatttttcaaatagagtttataaaaaatattcgcacatttttcgtataggatcggctttggtctaattgagctttacatattcgtcattacagcaacgatgagctgagatgcttagatgtagttaaataaattataactacaatataaaaaattaaaattttaaatatttgttacagttataattataatttatttaactacatctaagcatctcagatcatcgttgttgtaacaacgaatttataaagctcaattagaccagcGGCGGTGCAGAAGAGTCGTGGgggtcgccccctccctccccactatcgaggaggagagggacgacggcgaccgccacggaaatgatgatgaaagggagcgacccccCTCCCCTatggctgccggcccagcttttgggacgcgcagccgtgggaggagggccccccaCCGCAttagtgaacccggcgaggcagatccgacctgacggtccgggggggccGACTCCGAGACGTAGctcggagccgtacccccccctgcctcgccggggagggggagagggaggattctccccctccccccagtGTAGTTAGGAGGGCCGCGCCGCCGCACagggcggcgcgaagaggcccggggttacggcgggggccggacaccccgggctttacccccaaaccaacaggggaagagccgggggggggctggtgtccccctcccccgacctagggctgtCAGACCCAAGAGCCCTGCCGGGAGTGCCCACGTGGACGCTCCCGGCGCGACGAATCGGCCCAcggccgaccgggtccggggggctccggaagtatgctgcacgcgttcccggagccccccagtcatggaccagggcaggacacccggagaggttttagtgggtatgtccccgccgacacgtcgtcggcggggaagagccccacataaccaccaggcctcccccgaggcctggggtatgcggtaacgcatttcctctccgttatcaaaaaaaaaaaaaaaaaaagctcaattagaccaaagtcgatacggaaatgtatttattaattaaagctaactttttcttatttttagaagaagtagaagatacaaggatgatattgaaagaaaggtaaataagattttagtttaattacgtaagacgtaagaaaaattttgtaataaatatacaatttattatttgcataggtatcactttctggtccattgatgcaccaagcacgcaacattttgaaacagatggatggtaaagtgatgaagaatgaatttgatattcaaattcttgatttattggcgagttcttggccagacagaccaccagttgagaaaagctggaactattgaaggtaatattattttaaagtatgcggctctttatattttattataatatttatctattgcattatttcttaaaaggatatGAAGACTAGTTTATTAGAAGAAGGGAAAACTACCTTACtcacaaaaatgtataatacatattatagcaATTAGAGCACTGTGATTCGCTACGTTCACAAGATAGTTTTACATATAACATTGTGTATATCAATTTTGTaagtacgttaaaaattttgcaagcaaTAGGCCATTGCACGTCCGGAATGTTATCACTGGCTGTAAAGATCCAACCATAAGTTTGGTCTCTAGAATATCATCGATTGAACGCGAAATTGTATCGATTGAAATCGAAATTGTACAGGAGCAAATTCTGGTAAGCTTATGCAAATCCAAATTCTTTGGTGCATTCGTAAGTCGCCTTGAGTAGATTTGTTCAGAGTTTATCATACGTCTCGTACACTGGCAAATCCAATTGATTGaaactgcaattaaaaaatacaattttagccttgtaattttatatcaatttaattttaacttatacacacatatacaaaatatacaaaatatcaaaatgtacctataaagacgtagcagtgtatttatgatactcaatatttgctttaagatCCTCCTTTAAGATATTTACAGTAAGCAaggtattaaaacaatttcttttttcatatattaaccaaatatgtGCAAATGAAAGCCTGTCAACTTGTCTTCTCTGTGAATTTGGAACTTTTGTATGCCGTTCATGCCTTCTAACGCAGCAAAACTTTGTAACTTTAGTACCAGTGATAAATTATAAGAACTTCGAACAATTCGCTTGATTAAAACCTCGCAATGCACCAGAACCATTGAATCTGTgagtggaaaaaagatggtataattcaagtctttcaaacttgagctaatacaaaatatcaaaatgtacctataaagacgtagcagtgtatttatgatactcaatatttgctttaagatCCTCCTTTAAGATATTTACAGTAAGCAAGCCACCGATCAATAGTTCAAGttcttgttcattaaatatgaaaattggtcgtttaagcataatatcataaaatcctTCCAAGAATAGACCTGTAGTTaggaagatttaaaatataaaaataacgtagaacgtgaaaacgtaattaaacaaatagttaaaacaaacaatatctttctacttaattttggaaaatttacttaCTGCTTACAAATTGCTCcagtcattttcatttgacacatgagcctaatatattcaagtttggtcttttccataacaataactgtattacgtccatttggtattaaatttcgcacattgttgacgccaaattaattcacctagaaacaacgcatgtattaagttagaaaaaatatatattttttttttttttctaacttaatacatgcgttgtttttaggtgaattaatttggcgtcaacaatgtgcgagatttaataccaaacggacgtaatacagttattgttatggaaaagatttatatatacatatataaagctaaagattacactgaaataatcattttttaccttcatggagaatgtaatattttcaatgctgtcgcacaagcaatgggtgcaaacataattggaataaataaatcacttgtcataagttcggtggtgcaacgaatattttatcctctatgtgacaggatctggcttcccttcttccaaagacattttcgtgagtaaggtagctttcccttcttctgataaaccagtcttcatatccttttaagaaataatgcaatagaataaatattataataaaatataaagagccgcatactttaaaataatattaccttcaatagttccagcttttctcaactggtggtctgtctggccaagaactcgccaataaatcaagaatttgaatatcaaattcattcttcatcactttaccctccatctgtttcaaaatgttacgtgcttgttgcatcaatggaccagaattaaagtgatacctatgcaaataataaattgtatatttattacaaaatttttcttacgtcttacgtaattaaactcttatttacctttctttcaGTTCAGTTTCTTCATCATTCTTGTGTCTTCTACtccttctaaaaataagaaaaagttagctttaattaataaataacacattttccgtatcgactttggtctaattgagctttataaattcgttgttacaacaacgatgatctgagatgcttagatgtagttaaataaattataattataactgtaacaaatatttaaaatttttattttttatatttgtggtagttataatttatttaactacatctaagcatctcagctcatcgttgctgtaatcacgaatatataaagctcaattagaccaaaaccgatcaaatacggaaaatgtgcgaatatttttttaaaaaatctattcgaaaaatatttgcgagtatacttatcttatatttcctccaaggtacccaaattttatttgcgacaccttgtataccaacgtttgacatttcgcgctaacctccgcaactacagtcgttctcatctctcgttatagttgcgcgttcagaaatgcatctaaaaaacagtgtcgcaactataatgaaagcgACTGTACATACAGGCCCTtggtgaaactttttctcagatttttttcgtatcatttttcagaatatgtgtataattttttataaaacgttataaaatctaaaaagttaaaaaggtatttttttttaattgtaaaatgagaaatcttagaatatttcagaattcacatgaaaagttctaagaaaagatgtgaactttttaagtatttctaattgtaagtattttcgaaaaatgttccaatttgtataaaaattatgagaaaaactttaaccagggatgttttcaagaaaaatacgacaaaatataaaaaattttttataattatggaattgttttgagaaatttttttattttttgttgaaaaagaaatgtaagaaaatattagacaatctaaaaaatttcacataatttcacATGCATTCATTCtgagaaactatgaaatttattattttatattatttgggaaaagtgttaagaaatattaaataatttgaacaattttttagaatttataataggaTCGTTCTCAtcgagatattatattttacgtttcggtgaaaaaaatgtgagaaaatttgaaaaatttttttataagtttacatatttacttacgaattgttaacataaaaaattatgagaattttataaaaaattatgagaaaagtttttactagggaaagctgtgcatggttattatattatttctgaagttctttaaaataaaaatacttcaaagataatatttaaattcaaaagattaaaagtgtTAAAGagttgtgataaaaattgtgtggatattaaatatacttagtattttttctacgtttctatttactacttttatttattaatgattaataaatagaagtagtaatctgattaataaacagaagtagtaatcttagtaataaatgtaatataactaactgttacatccggaggatttcacgatttcccttttcgcatccattatataaattatgctaaacaagctaaggaattgtctgtaaaatttacaatacttatacccggaactccacgatttctcttttacaaaataacactatcacccggctattataagaaaaaaatcaaacattgttctcggaatatagatatatataataaccacatattacatccggagcaataaatagaagcaaaaaaaggaaaaatcgtgcgactacaaaattacaagcaacgatgtttatttaataattcatatggacgaacaaagcctggactcgaaagagaaaaaatcttaacgctattaaagtctggcaacaatcagagataagattgagtcgcgaggccggacggaaactataaaactataaaatcaaaatttacaacccaGTTTTGTTTGTTCcaacctatgtttcatcacgaacggaaagatgattcatatggaaagcaagtcccaaataaacggacgcggtgatataaaaaatcaggaccgaacgttccaagaagagaaaccgtaagataacgaatcccttaagcgattgggtgatgcaacaactcgcccctcttagagataggaaaaatcgggagaagatggaaaattagccaacgagagatcatccgagaagatgattggtggtgagcattggtgaactacccaacaaataagctcaaaatttcgacaacaaggaatctccaaggaaagggaaaaagctcaaaaggctttacccaatcaaatcttcatctcacccactaaactaaccccacgcccttttcctaagccctataaaatgcGCAATTTCGAACACCTTGAGCATTCAAGTTCGCACTCACATACACGCGTTGCAAGTATCAAAGTtgtgcgcgttattttcaaaatcgttttgaacttagaatctgtgcttaagaatcacatacattaaaactccgagcagcccaccgttgaagcatccccagagcggacagcctgcgctgcgtcaagcacctttcaacccgcagatttccgtagttcttccctttctcttctcgtctaactaataagtaagtttttttttctctttttcggttttacttcaattttccattcaactcgccaggaatcaatcgctaatgagcaatcacagccgttcatgtcctagctccttgttcccaatattattatttttatttcggattaatacagcaattctcattttagacaattcccgactttctctctaaatatttcttgaatttctatgtaaatgttttatttctattcttaaatcttaggttttgatttgattcaatagttaaaatatgaatctcaacgcataattacgATTACCATAaccgaaattaattaattccatctcctcctgtGTATATAATAATGCGTATAGTTTAAGTTTCCAAAATTAATCAATCGCAATACctatgttaatatatatatacgagtatatatatatttttagtctctagatcaattattcaatatgcACCGTTTAGCTTTCtcaattaaaatagataatggacactaacattaattcttaattatttgtaagtcttgataattaattatgttctatcttgtaatttttaatgtttttaaatctcaaaaataatgttattttcatattaaacaatgtacttaaattttaatctttagaataatcattacctaatcgtttttatattttaaataaactaactgATTACGTACTCCTGTTCGAGTTGATAATGATTACCTTGTTACACtggtttcttttttctattaagtaacaataaccgattatgtatttatttgctaagtcttttgaacctttatgtatgtaaaactcaagtatcagaatatatgttaaattttagttaaaaagaagctccaatgtaaaattttatttcatcaacccatctcgtactcacacactaacctcccgactcgaaaagattgcactcggtcccgagttatagagattgaattctctgactcaaattaggaccaacgatcgcacgattctgaaaaggcgttaaagcgtgtcattacacgttgacgcataatttcggaatcatcaaaagtgcgttcggctcatgccgcacatcccactagtgcggtcacgagaataaaagaatttttgttgcatccttccctgcctttcTCAAGTCCCAGACATCTTTTGAGAGATAGTCTCTCttttccttaaggctggatgtaacataaccatgcacagctttccctagtaaaaacttttctcataattttttataaaattctcataattttttatgttaacaattcgTAAGTAAATATGTgaaccaataaaaaaatttttcaaattttctcacatttttttcaccgaaacgtaaaatataatatctcgaTCAGAACGAtcctattataaattctaaaaaattgttcaaatcatctaatatttcttaacacttttcccaaataatataaaataataaatttcatagtttctcagaatgattgcatgtgaaattatgtgaaattctttagattgtctaatattttcttacatttctttttcaacaaaaaataaaaaaatttataatttctcaaaagaattccataattataaaaaattttttatattttgtcatatttttcttgaaaacatccctggttaaagtttttctcataatttttatacaaattggaacatttttcgaaaatacttacaattagaaatacttaaaaagtttacatcttttcttagaacttttcatgtgaattctgaaatattctaagatttctcattttacaattaaaaaaaaatacctttttaactttttagattttataacgttttataaaaaattatacacatgttctgaaaaatgatacgaaaaaaatctgagaaaaagtttcaccaAGGGCCTGTATGTACGTGTAACTCGGTCCTGTGCCAAAGCATCTGCCATCTAAGGAGCGTTTAGTGAACTACAAGTGCAAGTCGGTAAGTCAACTCCTACgttaaaacgtggggacaaccttTATCATATAccctgtatatgtgtgtgtgtgtgtgtgtgtgtgtgtgtgcgtgtgtgtggaTATATACctgaatttgaatatattttccaTCAATTGCTCCAATACAGTTTAGAAAATCCCACTAAGCttcaaattttttgctttttggATCCACAAATTCTCTGTTATGTCaggaaaaactttttcttttaaaacatcCCAAATAGCTACGCAAGTTT contains the following coding sequences:
- the LOC120357231 gene encoding E3 ubiquitin-protein ligase HUWE1-like, with translation MEKTKLEYIRLMCQMKMTGAICKQYILIFCISSSLKDLNYTIFFPLTDSMVLVHCEVLIKRIVRSSYNLSLVLKLQSFAALEGMNGIQKFQIHREDKLTGFHLHIFG